In a single window of the Trypanosoma brucei brucei TREU927 chromosome 6, complete sequence genome:
- a CDS encoding proteasome beta-1 subunit, putative (similar to GP:4218582: proteasome beta-1 subunit {Trypanosoma brucei rhodesiense}(PMID:10498178)): protein MLRRPPGTLLHEPSYPLTLAHEPTANGPAQTAREYFQPDAAVLDPQLSEAVSLGTTIMAVSYKDGVVLAADSRTSTGAYVVNRASNKLTKLAKRIYCCRSGSAADTQALAEQTANYLESYETDISQPVNVATAANIFKKLCYMNKWNITAGIIVAGYDPLNGGSVYSIPTGGACVKLDYALGGSGSVFLYSFFDANYKPGMTKEECIRFCQRAVAHAYSRDGSSGGLIRTIALHQGEPEDVTVPWTMTPYCMEKDPKYAELAVQNPPYSSSAKVCQNLMTSQ, encoded by the coding sequence atGTTGAGACGCCCCCCCGGTACACTCTTGCACGAACCCTCGTACCCGCTGACGCTGGCGCATGAACCGACAGCAAATGGACCAGCCCAAACTGCAAGGGAATATTTCCAACCAGATGCTGCAGTCCTCGACCCGCAACTGAGTGAGGCGGTTTCACTCGGAACAACCATCATGGCTGTTTCTTATAAGGATGGAGTCGTTCTGGCCGCTGATTCGCGAACTTCCACGGGAGCTTATGTGGTAAATCGCGCGAGCAACAAGCTGACGAAGTTGGCCAAAAGGATATACTGCTGCCGGAGTGGGTCTGCCGCCGACACTCAGGCACTCGCCGAGCAGACAGCAAATTATCTAGAGAGCTATGAGACAGATATTTCGCAGCCGGTGAATGTTGCAACAGCAGCCAATATATTCAAAAAGCTGTGCTATATGAACAAGTGGAATATAACCGCTGGTATTATTGTGGCTGGTTATGATCCTTTGAACGGGGGATCTGTTTATAGCATTCCTACCGGTGGTGCGTGCGTGAAGCTGGACTATGCTCTGGGGGGAAGTGGTTCTGTTTTCCTGTATTCATTCTTCGACGCCAATTACAAACCGGGGATGACGAAAGAAGAATGCATCCGTTTCTGTCAGCGCGCCGTCGCGCACGCGTACAGTCGAGACGGTTCCAGCGGTGGGTTAATCAGGACTATTGCTCTTCATCAAGGCGAACCGGAAGATGTAACTGTGCCGTGGACGATGACTCCGTATTGCATGGAAAAGGACCCCAAATATGCTGAGTTGGCTGTGCAAAACCCTCCCTACAGTAGCTCTGCAAAGGTATGCCAGAACCTAATGACTTCTCAGTAG
- a CDS encoding translation initiation factor eIF-2B alpha subunit, putative (similar to Translation initiation factor eIF-2B alpha subunit (eIF-2B GDP-GTP exchange factor). (Swiss-Prot:Q64270) [Rattus norvegicus]), translating into MEVPHDDYDISIMIRVVKEVQELLTSKQFSTYSELDKEITNMLKGYKSIGDGFERFRIDLTKDAANSPDLRSSLVDMNARCESRLRDFECSQKDQINDMLPFIRSTSRILVHGCGDLLALAIACAIQEREGVHFYICEGRPATAKYPQGTGEALLRKASATHEGLKLKEKLQQYCTIIPDAGVGAVMSKVDFVVTGAYCVTEHGGLVHSTGSLQIATVASAMNVPFYVLCETFKFAHIFPLSTADLRQPEGSSDVPLVEFVPPSMVTLVFSEQGIMPPSAVTYEMFRYHTALFAPGKCQ; encoded by the coding sequence ATGGAAGTGCCCCATGATGACTATGATATTAGCATCATGATCAGGGTGGTGAAGGAGGTGCAAGAGCTGCTGACATCTAAACAGTTTTCAACATATTCAGAGCTCGATAAGGAAATAACGAATATGTTGAAGGGCTACAAGTCTATCGGTGACGGCTTTGAGCGCTTTCGCATAGACCTAACTAAAGACGCGGCAAACAGCCCAGACTTAAGGAGTAGTTTAGTTGACATGAATGCACGGTGCGAGTCACGACTCAGGGATTTTGAGTGCAGCCAAAAAGACCAAATCAATGACATGCTTCCTTTCATCCGAAGCACCTCGCGAATACTGGTTCACGGTTGTGGTGATTTGTTGGCTCTCGCGATTGCCTGTGCCATTCAGGAGCGGGAGGGTGTTCATTTTTACATTTGTGAGGGTCGTCCGGCAACAGCAAAGTACCCTCAGGGTACTGGTGAGGCACTTTTAAGAAAAGCATCTGCAACTCATGAAGGGTTGAAACTTAAAGAAAAGCTTCAGCAATACTGCACCATCATACCAGATGCCGGTGTAGGCGCTGTTATGAGCAAAGTAGACTTTGTCGTCACCGGTGCTTACTGTGTTACCGAGCATGGAGGGCTCGTTCATTCAACGGGATCCCTACAAATAGCAACAGTGGCATCTGCTATGAATGTTCCCTTCTACGTCCTCTGTGAAACCTTTAAGTTTGCccacattttccccctcagcACCGCAGATCTCAGGCAGCCCGAAGGGAGTAGCGATGTACCCCTCGTAGAATTTGTTCCTCCATCGATGGTCacgcttgttttttctgaGCAAGGTATAATGCCTCCCTCCGCTGTCACTTACGAAATGTTCAGATATCATACCGCGCTCTTTGCGCCGGGGAAATGCCAGTAG
- a CDS encoding cyclophilin-type peptidyl-prolyl cis-trans isomerase, putative, whose product MKEEQNSCRAFLDMSIDDVLSGRLVFELFDDVVPQTVENFRALITGSCGIDTNTGVKLDYLGTQVHHVDHNNNIIVLGELDSFNLSSTGTPIADEGYRHRHTERGLLTMISEGPHTSGSVFGITLGPSPSLDFKQVVFGRAIDDLSLLEKLEAVPLDDVGRPVLPVTVSFCGALTGEKPPGRQQLLAAADDSASSEHVSCAGEE is encoded by the coding sequence ATGAAGGAGGAACAGAACTCCTGCCGTGCCTTCCTGGATATGTCTATTGATGACGTTCTCAGCGGACGACTGGTATTTGAGCTCTTTGACGATGTAGTGCCACAAACCGTAGAAAACTTCAGGGCATTAATCACTGGGTCATGTGGGATTGACACCAACACGGGTGTGAAATTGGATTACCTTGGCACACAAGTGCATCATGTGGatcacaacaataatatcattGTGTTGGGTGAATTGGATTCCTTTAACCTCTCCTCCACTGGCACACCAATAGCGGATGAAGGATACCGTCACCGACACACGGAACGTGGGCTCCTCACAATGATCTCTGAGGGtcctcacacaagtggctcCGTATTTGGCATTACACTTGGTCCTTCTCCATCTCTTGATTTCAAGCAAGTTGTGTTTGGACGTGCCATTGATGATCTCTCACTGCTAGAGAAACTTGAGGCAGTTCCTCTTGATGATGTGGGCAGACCCGTTTTGCCAGTAACTGTAAGCTtctgtggtgcattgacTGGAGAGAAACCACCTGGAAGACAACAGTTACTTGCTGCAGCGGATGACAGTGCGTCAAGTGAACATGTGAGTTGTGCAGGAGAGGAatag